In Cicer arietinum cultivar CDC Frontier isolate Library 1 chromosome 7, Cicar.CDCFrontier_v2.0, whole genome shotgun sequence, a single window of DNA contains:
- the LOC101503451 gene encoding uncharacterized protein: MDREWMCDPSKKSEEYIRGVNEFLEFAFQNSQINGKIMCPCTKCANCHSYSRVCVYEHLTDPHRGFLRGYRQWIYHGEKPRTSSSATKQNVEMEHDMDGLVHDVFGVHSTEEPICGEGERIPEVRENSKFYEFVKENEQMLYPNCKKYSKLSFMVHLYHLKCLHGWSDKSFSMLLDLLRDALPEENVLPKSYYETKKIVSGLGLGYEKIHACPNDCILYWDKYAKYEVCPKCSTSRWKTTNEDVQGNGMETSERRKKIPAKILRWFPLKPRLQRLYMSSKVAESMRWHHESRLNDGSLRHPADSLAWKNFDARYPTFSLDPRNFRLGVASYGFNPFKTMSITHSTWPVILIPYNLPPWMCMKQPYFMLSLLIPGPKGPGNNIDIYLQPLVQELQELWDDGIETFDAYKKETFQLRATMMWTINDFPAYANLSGWSTKGQYACPFCGIETTSQWLRHGKKICYMGHRRWSSPKHTWRLNSRDFDGTRELRIPPKRLDGTDILRQIDECR, from the coding sequence ATGGATAGAGAATGGATGTGTGATCCATCCAAAAAAAGTGAAGAATATATTCGAGGAGTTAATGAATTTCTTGaatttgcttttcaaaattcaCAAATCAATGGAAAAATAATGTGTCCTTGTACAAAATGTGCCAATTGTCACTCTTATTCTCGCGTATGTGTTTATGAACACTTAACAGATCCACATCGTGGATTTCTTAGAGGCTATAGACAATGGATATATCATGGTGAAAAACCTAGAACTTCAAGTAGCGCTACTAAACAAAATGTAGAAATGGAGCATGACATGGATGGATTAGTTCATGATGTATTTGGAGTTCATTCTACAGAAGAGCCAATTTGTGGTGAAGGTGAAAGGATTCCCGAAGTTAGagaaaactctaaattttaCGAATTTGTAAAGGAGAATGAGCAAATGCTTTACCCCAACTGTAAGAAGTATAGCAAGCTATCATTTATGGTACATTTGTATCATTTAAAGTGTCTTCATGGGTGGAGTGACAAGTCATTCTCCATGTTGCTTGATTTACTAAGAGATGCTTTACCAGAAGAAAATGTTTTGCCAAAGTCATATTATGAAACTAAAAAGATTGTTTCAGGATTAGGTTTGGGGTATGAGAAGATCCATGCTTGTCCCAATGATTGCATATTATATTGGGATAAATATGCCAAATATGAAGTATGTCCAAAGTGTAGTACGTCAAGGTGGAAAACAACAAATGAAGACGTACAAGGTAATGGAATGGAGACTTCTGAGAGGCGAAAGAAGATACCAGCAAAGATCCTTCGATGGTTTCCATTGAAACCAAGGTTGCAAAGGTTATACATGTCCTCCAAAGTTGCAGAATCAATGAGATGGCACCATGAGAGTAGATTGAATGATGGTTCTCTTAGGCATCCAGCTGATTCCCTTGCTTGGAAGAATTTTGACGCTCGATATCCAACATTTTCGTTAGATCCTCGTAATTTTCGATTAGGAGTGGCTTCATATGGTTTCAATCCTTTCAAGACTATGAGTATTACTCATAGCACTTGGCCTGTCATTCTAattccttacaatcttcctccttgGATGTGCATGAAACAACCATACTTCATGTTATCACTATTAATTCCGGGTCCAAAAGGTCCTGGAAATAACATTGACATTTATCTGCAACCATTAGTACAGGAGTTGCAAGAGTTATGGGATGATGGAATTGAAACATTTGATGCCTATAAGAAAGAGACATTTCAACTTCGTGCAACTATGATGTGGACTATTAATGACTTTCCAGCATATGCTAACTTATCTGGATGGAGTACTAAAGGTCAATATGCATGTCCATTTTGTGGTATTGAAACTACCTCGCAGTGGTTACGTCATGGTAAAAAAATTTGCTACATGGGTCATCGTCGTTGGTCATCTCCCAAACATACGTGGAGATTGAATAGTAGGGATTTTGATGGAACACGAGAGCTAAGGATCCCTCCTAAAAGACTTGATGGGACtgatattttaagacaaataGATGAATGTAGATAA
- the LOC101503789 gene encoding L-type lectin-domain containing receptor kinase IX.1-like: MAMYNQTKNTLFSMLIILFTLFYALFNPAYSISFNFSNFQPNLYLINFQGDAFSSNGVLQLTKNQLDGPITSSVGRASFDQPVKLYDQETKKLTDFTTHFSFVMKAVVKTQFGDGLSFFMAPFQSDIPKNSSGGYLGLFDMDSAFNTSKNQIVAVEFDSFKNDWDPSSDHVGINVNSIESVENVTWKSNIKNGSVANAWISYNSTTKNLSVFLTYANNPTFHGNSSLSYVIDLRDVLPEYVRIGFSAATGEWIEIHNILSWSFNSNLESGSGRNIKIGLGVGLSVGFGSLTCFVGVLWFTFWRKRKGLIDNNRGIDASIDDDEFERGTGPKRFSYKELSNATNDFDEKGKLGEGGFGGVYKGLLGSKNNKIEVAVKRVSKGSRQGKKEYISEVRIISKLRHRNLVQLFGWCHEKNELLLVYEYMPNGSLDFHLFGKGVVLTWTTRYKIALGLASSLLYLHEEWEQCVVHRDIKSSNVMLDANFNAKLGDFGLARLVDHELGSQTTVLAGTMGYLAPECVTTGKSSKESDVYSFGVVALEITCGRRPVEVKEEVKKVRLVEWIWELYGQGKLNEGVDKGLLNLEFDEKQMEYLMVVGLWCCHPDYTMRPSIRQVINVLNFEATLPSLPSKLPVPMYYAPPMEMCRFSYTSNGLTNTTKGSSTYSSMSAGSRKSLL; the protein is encoded by the coding sequence ATGGCAATGTATAATCAAACCAAAAACACTTTATTTTCCATGTTAATCATACTTTTCACTCTGTTCTATGCACTCTTCAACCCTGCATACTCAATTTCCTTCAACTTCTCAAACTTCCAACCAAATTTATATCTAATAAATTTCCAAGGTGATGCATTTTCCTCAAATGGTGTTCTTCAGCTCACAAAAAACCAACTTGATGGCCCCATTACAAGCAGTGTCGGTCGCGCTTCTTTCGATCAACCAGTGAAGCTTTATGATCAAGAAACAAAAAAGTTAACTGATTTCACAACCCATTTCTCTTTTGTCATGAAAGCTGTTGTTAAAACACAGTTTGGCGACGGTTTATCTTTTTTCATGGCGCCTTTTCAATCCGATATCCCGAAGAATTCATCAGGTGGTTACCTTGGTTTGTTTGACATGGATTCTGCTTTCAACACTAGTAAGAATCAAATAGTAGCTGTTGAGTTTGATAGTTTTAAGAATGATTGGGATCCTAGCTCTGATCATGTTGGAATCAACGTTAATTCGATCGAATCTGTCGAAAATGTTACTTGGAAGagtaatattaaaaatgggTCAGTTGCTAATGCTTGGATTTCATATAACTCTACCACAAAAAACCTTTCTGTTTTTCTTACTTATGCTAATAATCCAACTTTTCATGGAAACTCTAGTCTTTCATATGTGATTGATTTGAGGGATGTTTTGCCGGAATATGTTAGGATCGGTTTTTCGGCCGCTACTGGTGAATGGATTGAAATACACAACATTTTATCTTGGTCATTCAATTCAAATTTGGAGAGTGGAAGTGGTAGGAACATCAAGATTGGTTTAGGTGTTGGTTTAAGTGTTGGTTTTGGTTCTTTAACTTGTTTTGTTGGTGTTTTGTGGTTCACTTTTTGGAGAAAAAGAAAGGGTctaattgataataatagaggTATTGATGCTTCTattgatgatgatgaatttGAGAGAGGAACTGGTCCAAAAAGGTTTAGTTACAAAGAACTAAGCAATGCAACAAATGATTTTGATGAAAAAGGAAAACTTGGAGAAGGAGGGTTTGGAGGTGTTTATAAAGGTTTACTTGGAagcaaaaacaacaaaatagaaGTGGCTGTTAAAAGGGTTTCAAAAGGGTCAAGACAAGGGAAAAAAGAATACATATCAGAAGTAAGAATAATAAGCAAACTAAGACATAGAAATTTGGTTCAACTCTTTGGTTGGTGTCATGAAAAAAATGAGCTTTTACTTGTTTATGAATACATGCCTAATGGAAGCCTTGATTTTCATCTATTTGGAAAAGGGGTTGTGCTTACTTGGACAACAAGGTACAAAATAGCTTTAGGTTTGGCATCATCACTTCTTTATTTGCATGAAGAGTGGGAACAATGTGTAGTTCATAGAGATATTAAGTCAAGTAATGTAATGTTAGATGCAAATTTCAATGCTAAACTTGGTGATTTTGGTCTAGCTCGGTTAGTGGATCATGAACTTGGTTCTCAGACGACTGTTTTGGCAGGTACAATGGGGTACTTAGCACCAGAGTGTGTAACAACAGGGAAATCAAGTAAAGAGTCAGATGTTTATAGCTTTGGCGTTGTTGCACTCGAAATCACATGTGGTAGAAGACCAGTTGAAGTGAAAGAAGAGGTTAAGAAAGTTAGGCTTGTGGAGTGGATTTGGGAACTATATGGTCAAGGGAAATTAAATGAAGGTGTTGATAAAGGGTTATTAAATTTGGAATTTGATGAAAAGCAAATGGAGTATTTGATGGTTGTTGGGTTGTGGTGTTGTCACCCTGATTATACTATGAGACCTTCTATAAGACAAGTTATAAATGTTCTTAATTTTGAAGCTACTTTGCCTAGTCTTCCATCAAAATTGCCTGTGCCTATGTATTATGCACCTCCTATGGAAATGTGTAGATTTTCATATACTTCAAATGGACTCACAAATACAACTAAAGGGTCATCCACTTATTCATCAATGTCAGCAGGGTCTAGAAAATCTTTGTTGTAG
- the LOC101502601 gene encoding lectin 7-like: MAINNSSKTQILFITIISFLILAQNVNSASFAFSNFGPYTNNIQLEGNAFTSNGSIYLTNAFVPNSAGRASYAAPVHLWDAETGNLAEFSSVFSFVVAPSGPGLFGDGISFFLAPFNSHIPKNSSGGFLGLFNAETALNSYQNQIVAVELDSFGGNSWDPVYPHVGIDVNSIASVTTTPWNTGSVVNKFTGFAFVNYEPVTKNLSVVVRYPESYSVNGTSSSVSFVIDLRTVLPEWVRVGFSGATGQLVELHKILSWSFRSSF; encoded by the coding sequence ATGGCGATCAATAACTCATCAAAGACTCAAATTCTTTTCATTACCATAATTTCCTTCCTAATTTTGGCTCAAAATGTAAACTCAGCTTCATTTGCTTTCTCTAATTTCGGGCCATACACAAACAACATTCAACTTGAAGGCAATGCCTTCACTTCAAACGGGTCCATCTATCTCACAAATGCTTTCGTCCCAAATAGCGCTGGTAGAGCCTCTTATGCTGCACCAGTGCATCTTTGGGACGCAGAAACTGGTAATCTCGCGGAATTCAGTTCCGTTTTCTCTTTTGTAGTTGCACCAAGCGGCCCTGGACTTTTTGGAGATGGAATCTCCTTCTTCCTTGCGCCATTCAACTCACACATACCTAAAAATTCAAGTGGTGGATTCCTTGGACTATTCAACGCCGAAACCGCTTTGAATTCCTACCAAAATCAAATAGTTGCCGTCGAACTCGATTCCTTCGGAGGAAATTCTTGGGATCCTGTTTATCCTCATGTTGGCATTGATGTAAACTCTATTGCGTCGGTAACAACAACGCCGTGGAATACCGGAAGTGTTGTTAATAAATTCACTGGATTTGCTTTTGTGAATTATGAGCCTGTGACAAAAAATTTAAGTGTTGTTGTAAGATACCCTGAAAGCTATAGTGTGAATGGGACTTCAAGTAGTGTTTCATTTGTGATTGATTTGAGGACTGTGTTACCTGAATGGGTTAGAGTTGGATTCTCTGGTGCCACTGGACAACTAGTTGAATTGCACAAGATTCTTTCTTGGAGTTTTAGATCAAGCTTCTAG
- the LOC101502920 gene encoding lectin 11-like gives MTITTISKPLATKNSISISLTISIYLLFLVTNVKCDFSFNFPNFPPNTLEKGIGLANDATLKNGVIELTKKDDYGNPVKHSAGQFGWIKPIRIYDKITGNVANFVTEFTFLVNTNGRRDHGDGFAFFMVSPKFKIPNKTKSEGGFLGMFTPNTALFTKQILLVEFDSFANEWDPSPVSQFSHIGIDVNSIKSVAFSPWYNDFELDGNVAKARIEYDSNENNLKVFVSYNNKGPLNGDSSLVYNIDLMSILPEMVEIGFSASTGDLVETHDILSWSFTSNM, from the coding sequence ATGACTATTACTACCATCTCAAAACCCCTTGCAACCAAAAACTCAATTTCTATTTCATTAACAATCTCAATATATTTACTCTTTCTTGTTACCAATGTTAAGTGTGACTTTTCCTTCAATTTCCCTAATTTTCCACCAAACACTTTGGAAAAAGGTATAGGTTTGGCAAACGATGCGACATTAAAAAATGGAGTAATAGAATTAACAAAGAAAGATGATTATGGTAATCCAGTCAAACATAGTGCTGGTCAATTTGGATGGATCAAACCAATTCGCATTTACGATAAAATCACCGGAAATGTTGCGAATTTCGTAACCGAATTCACCTTTTTGGTGAACACAAACGGTAGAAGGGACCACGGTGATGGATTTGCATTTTTTATGGTATCACCAAAGTTCAAAATCCCTAACAAAACGAAATCTGAAGGCGGATTCCTCGGAATGTTTACGCCTAATACCGCTTTATTTACCAAACAAATTCTTCTTGTTGAGTTTGATAGCTTTGCAAATGAATGGGATCCAAGTCCTGTATCTCAATTTTCTCATATAGGAATCGATGTTAATTCGATTAAGTCGGTGGCATTTTCACCGTGGTATAATGATTTTGAACTCGATGGAAACGTGGCGAAGGCGCGCATTGAGTATGATtctaatgaaaataatttgaagGTGTTTGTAAGTTATAATAATAAGGGACCATTGAATGGGGATTCTAGCTTAGTCTATAATATTGATTTGATGAGTATACTTCCTGAAATGGTTGAAATTGGATTCTCTGCTTCCACAGGGGATTTGGTTGAGACACATGACATTCTCTCTTGGTCTTTCACTTCAAACATGTGA
- the LOC101503253 gene encoding L-type lectin-domain containing receptor kinase IX.1-like — protein sequence MASNFYTLLPLFFMFFTFKAYSIHLQISRFNPSDANLIYQGSASPSEGEVDFNINDKYTCQVGRVMYSKKVLLWDSKTGQLTDFTTHYTFVIDTQNSQTYGHGLAFFLATFGIEIPPNSSGGFLGLFNTTTMDSSSNQIVHVEFDSYANSEWDETTQHVGINNNSIKSSVSTPWNASLHSGDVAEVWISYNSTTKDLSVSWKYKSTSIPQEKTTLSYQIDLKKALPEWVTIGFSAATGYNAEKHNLLSWEFNFTLDKDDDSDSKERRLVVIVTVSCGVVVLGMGALVAYVLFWRKRKRSKKQKEEAMHLTSMNDDLERGAGPRRFTYKELDLATNSFSKDRKLGQGGFGAVYKGYFADLDLPVAVKKISRGSRQGKKEYVTEVKVISQLRHRNLVKLLGWCHDKGEFLLVYEFMPNGSLDSHLFGKRTPLPWNVRHKIALGLTSGLLYLHEEWERCVVHRDIKSSNVMLDSSFNVKLGDFGLAKLMDHELGPQTTGLAGTLGYLAPEYVSTGRASKESDVYSFGIVALEITTGKKAIEVMKDKDDEKGMIDWVWDHYGRGELLVAMDENLKTDFDEKQVECLMIVGLWCAHPDVNHRPSIRQAIQVLHFEVAMPNLPSKRPIATYHAPTPSTSSVEASITTSLEHGR from the coding sequence ATGGCTTCAAATTTCTACACCCTTCTTCCCCTCTTCTTCATGTTCTTCACTTTCAAAGCTTATTCAATTCACTTACAAATTTCTCGTTTTAATCCTAGTGATGCCAACTTAATCTACCAAGGTTCTGCATCACCAAGTGAAGGAGAAGTTGATTTTAACATTAATGATAAGTATACATGTCAAGTTGGAAGAGTCATGTATTCCAAAAAAGTATTACTTTGGGACTCAAAAACAGGTCAACTCACTGATTTCACAACTCATTACACTTTTGTAATCGACACTCAAAATAGTCAAACATATGGCCATGGACTTGCCTTTTTCTTGGCTACTTTTGGAATTGAAATCCCACCTAATTCTTCTGGCGGTTTTCTTGGCTTATTTAACACCACAACTATGGATTCATCTAGTAACCAAATTGTTCATGTGGAGTTTGATTCTTACGCAAATAGTGAATGGGATGAGACAACACAACATGTTGGAAtcaataataattcaattaaatcatCAGTGTCAACACCTTGGAATGCAAGTTTACATAGTGGAGATGTTGCTGAGGTATGGATTAGTTACAATTCTACAACAAAGGATTTGAGTGTGTCTTGGAAATATAAAAGCACCTCTATTCCTCAGGAAAAAACTACTCTTTCTTATCAAATTGATTTAAAGAAGGCTTTGCCTGAATGGGTTACCATAGGATTTTCTGCTGCAACAGGTTACAATGCAGAAAAACATAATCTTTTGTCATGGGAATTCAACTTCACTTTGGACAaagatgatgatagtgattcaaaaGAGAGAAGATTAGTTGTGATAGTAACCGTCTCTTGTGGGGTTGTAGTTTTAGGAATGGGAGCATTAGTAGCATATGTATTATTTTGgaggaaaagaaagagaagtaaAAAGCAAAAGGAAGAGGCTATGCATTTAACCTCAATGAATGATGACCTTGAAAGAGGAGCAGGGCCAAGGAGGTTTACCTACAAAGAACTTGATTTAGCTACCAATAGCTTTTCTAAGGATAGAAAGTTGGGTCAAGGTGGTTTTGGAGCTGTTTATAAAGGTTACTTTGCTGATTTAGATTTACCTGTTGCTGTGAAGAAAATATCAAGAGGGTCAAGACAAGGTAAGAAAGAGTATGTAACTGAAGTTAAAGTTATTAGTCAGCTTAGACATAGGAATCTTGTGAAGTTGTTAGGTTGGTGCCATGACAAAGGTGAGTTTCTTCTTGTTTATGAGTTCATGCCAAATGGTAGTCTTGATTCTCATTTATTTGGTAAAAGAACACCTCTTCCTTGGAATGTAAGGCACAAAATAGCTCTTGGATTGACCTCTGGTTTGCTATATCTACATGAAGAATGGGAGAGATGTGTGGTACATAGAGATATaaaatcaagtaatgttatgtTAGATTCTAGTTTCAATGTCAAACTGGGTGATTTTGGATTGGCTAAATTAATGGACCATGAACTTGGACCTCAAACAACAGGACTGGCTGGAACATTGGGCTATTTGGCTCCAGAATATGTGAGTACAGGCAGAGCAAGCAAAGAGTCTGATGTGTATAGTTTTGGAATAGTTGCCTTGGAGATAACAACTGGAAAGAAAGCTATTGAAGTTATGAAGGACAAAGATGATGAAAAAGGAATGATTGATTGGGTTTGGGATCACTATGGAAGAGGAGAGCTACTTGTGGCCATGGATGAGAATTTGAAAACTGATTTTGATGAAAAACAAGTGGAGTGTTTGATGATTGTTGGATTGTGGTGTGCTCACCCTGATGTAAATCATAGACCATCAATAAGACAAGCAATTCAGGTGCTTCATTTTGAGGTTGCCATGCCAAATCTTCCATCCAAGAGGCCTATTGCAACCTATCATGCTCCTACACCATCTACAAGCTCAGTTGAAGCTTCTATAACCACAAGCCTTGAACATGGACGTTAA